A genomic window from Terriglobia bacterium includes:
- a CDS encoding mechanosensitive ion channel, with translation MKTLHRTIPIVLLSLVALAMVGIVLVRYWVTGPKQQNTADATLNGRPGLVDEQPLVTAQRLAALAVTSEEMDFAHEAVRVADHEVDLTFTSALRNLTLHPPSLTPAARAILTRVEEIQDRVKAEQADIARLQQLLPKAEGDRREALEQELQLEQAVLEVDQEDLGANRQELIRAGGDPRSIIQRLLEQHEAWRQRLEGSAAGGLVPGDSRVKTVEPESRSVIAQFRVWRQLSAKQRELARAKEEVKRRSAELAGKHQAFERAAAGDSAPDTSQPAPGTPQVSDAATSKQSNSAEIFSILKRVAEEQKNLAELDKRIQDLQQLDIIYGNWSGLVKAQERVYVTGLLESALWILAALLLVFLADPLLRAILSRVAPENKRLLTIRTVARFATQAIGIALILLVLFGPPNQLATVVALAGAGLTVALKDFIIGFFGWFALMGRNGIRPGDWVEISGIGGEVLEVGLLHTVLLETGNWSDAGHPTGRKVNFSNSFAIEGHYFNFSTSGQWLWDEIQVPIPPGTDPYPIAEAIQKSVAAETLANMQLAEQEWQRVVPAPAGRSFSASPSISVRPTNLGVNVIVRYITRAQERHEVRSRLYHEIVELLRSKQIPQTQPQSEASTSFPVAR, from the coding sequence ATGAAAACTTTGCATCGGACGATCCCCATTGTTTTGCTGTCGCTCGTGGCCCTGGCGATGGTGGGAATCGTATTGGTCAGATACTGGGTCACCGGCCCGAAGCAGCAGAATACGGCCGATGCTACGCTGAACGGCCGGCCGGGTCTTGTGGACGAACAACCCCTGGTGACGGCGCAAAGGCTGGCGGCGCTTGCCGTGACCTCGGAAGAAATGGACTTCGCGCATGAGGCCGTGCGAGTGGCTGATCATGAAGTGGATCTGACCTTCACCTCCGCACTTCGTAATCTGACTTTGCATCCTCCTTCCCTGACCCCGGCAGCCCGTGCGATCTTGACGCGCGTAGAGGAAATCCAGGACCGCGTGAAAGCGGAGCAGGCTGACATTGCCCGTCTGCAGCAGCTTCTGCCCAAGGCGGAAGGAGACCGCAGGGAAGCTCTCGAACAGGAGCTTCAACTCGAACAAGCAGTCTTGGAGGTCGACCAGGAGGACCTCGGTGCTAACCGGCAGGAACTTATCCGCGCCGGAGGTGATCCGCGGAGCATCATTCAACGGTTGCTGGAACAGCACGAGGCGTGGCGCCAGCGTCTGGAGGGCAGTGCCGCCGGTGGGCTGGTTCCTGGAGACTCGCGGGTAAAAACCGTAGAACCCGAATCTCGAAGCGTCATCGCGCAATTCCGCGTTTGGCGGCAACTGTCGGCAAAACAACGGGAGCTGGCGCGGGCAAAGGAAGAAGTGAAGCGCCGCTCGGCGGAGCTGGCCGGGAAACATCAAGCGTTCGAACGAGCGGCGGCAGGGGATAGCGCGCCGGATACCAGCCAGCCGGCACCCGGCACTCCGCAAGTGAGTGACGCTGCAACAAGCAAGCAGTCGAACTCAGCGGAGATTTTTTCCATCTTGAAGCGCGTTGCGGAGGAACAGAAAAACCTGGCGGAGCTGGACAAACGGATTCAGGATCTCCAGCAACTCGATATCATTTATGGGAACTGGAGTGGCTTGGTCAAGGCACAGGAGCGCGTCTATGTGACCGGACTGCTCGAGTCGGCACTCTGGATACTCGCCGCCCTTCTTCTGGTGTTTTTAGCGGACCCCTTGCTGCGGGCCATACTTTCCCGGGTCGCTCCAGAAAATAAACGCCTGCTGACCATCCGCACCGTGGCGCGTTTCGCCACGCAGGCCATCGGAATCGCCTTGATTTTGCTGGTCCTCTTCGGGCCGCCAAATCAGTTGGCGACGGTCGTCGCTCTTGCCGGTGCGGGTCTAACCGTGGCTCTCAAGGATTTCATTATTGGCTTCTTCGGTTGGTTTGCACTCATGGGACGCAATGGCATCCGGCCGGGTGACTGGGTGGAAATTAGCGGCATTGGCGGCGAAGTGCTGGAGGTCGGCCTGCTCCACACGGTCCTCTTGGAGACCGGAAATTGGTCTGACGCGGGCCACCCCACGGGCCGCAAGGTGAACTTCTCAAACAGCTTTGCCATCGAAGGCCATTACTTTAACTTTTCAACCTCCGGGCAGTGGCTTTGGGACGAAATTCAGGTACCCATCCCTCCAGGTACTGATCCCTATCCCATTGCCGAAGCGATTCAGAAAAGCGTCGCCGCGGAGACACTGGCCAATATGCAGCTGGCCGAGCAGGAATGGCAGCGCGTCGTGCCTGCCCCTGCCGGACGCTCTTTTTCGGCATCGCCGTCAATCAGCGTGCGGCCCACAAACCTTGGCGTGAATGTGATTGTCCGTTATATCACGCGCGCTCAGGAACGGCATGAAGTTCGATCGCGCCTCTATCACGAAATCGTGGAACTCCTCCGCAGCAAGCAAATTCCGCAAACCCAGCCTCAGAGCGAGGCTTCGACCTCCTTCCCGGTTGCTCGCTGA
- a CDS encoding enoyl-CoA hydratase/isomerase family protein: MSSKKPLALARTTAPIGVRIERAADVLTFTLDNSARGNEVTGPMFDAMLAELGSEAARPTARVLRIRARGNVFCTGRERAGRDAAAIRHEVTRLIGLKRALRASPLISVAEVQGDALGFGFGLAIVCDFVLVAQHAALGFPEMRNGLAPAAIMAYLGEYALPRFAFPLVLFGDPITPQHALQIGLISQVCPAKRLALNADALVRRILRLDPAATRRCKEFFQIAQQHSFDENCRLAVEALTLGSMALLARQD, from the coding sequence ATGTCATCCAAGAAACCGCTCGCCTTGGCGCGCACCACGGCCCCAATCGGCGTGCGGATCGAACGCGCCGCCGATGTCCTCACCTTCACCCTGGACAATTCCGCGCGCGGCAATGAGGTCACTGGTCCGATGTTCGACGCCATGCTGGCCGAGCTGGGCTCCGAAGCCGCTCGCCCCACCGCCCGGGTTCTGCGCATTCGCGCGCGCGGCAATGTCTTCTGCACCGGGCGCGAGCGCGCCGGCCGCGACGCCGCGGCCATCCGGCACGAAGTAACGCGTCTCATCGGCCTCAAGCGCGCTCTCCGTGCCTCCCCCTTGATCAGCGTCGCGGAGGTCCAGGGGGATGCCCTCGGTTTCGGCTTCGGCCTGGCCATCGTTTGTGACTTCGTTCTTGTCGCGCAGCACGCGGCCCTGGGTTTTCCCGAGATGCGCAACGGGCTCGCCCCGGCCGCCATCATGGCCTACCTCGGCGAGTACGCCCTGCCGCGCTTCGCCTTTCCCCTGGTCCTCTTCGGCGATCCCATCACCCCGCAACACGCGCTGCAAATCGGCCTCATCTCGCAAGTCTGCCCGGCCAAACGTCTCGCCCTAAACGCTGACGCTCTCGTCCGGCGCATCCTGCGCCTCGACCCCGCTGCCACCCGCCGCTGCAAGGAATTCTTCCAGATCGCCCAGCAGCACTCTTTCGACGAGAATTGCCGCCTCGCCGTGGAAGCCCTGACCCTGGGCAGCATGGCCCTGCTTGCGAGGCAAGACTGA
- a CDS encoding tetratricopeptide repeat protein, giving the protein MKKGFAGRWVLTLAAVGALGAPGARGMAQEPQESSSKRPLEEGETRPKAAPLPARPAAPEQPKFDPLRAEKDIEVGRYYMRKGDVDAAMDRFRDAIESRPNYALPYLLLGEAQQKKGLKREAVRSFTRYLEVFPHAEDAAKVRKRIGKLQSELEKKRGKAE; this is encoded by the coding sequence ATGAAGAAGGGGTTTGCAGGGCGCTGGGTGCTGACGCTGGCCGCAGTGGGGGCATTGGGCGCGCCGGGCGCGCGGGGCATGGCGCAGGAGCCGCAGGAATCGTCGTCGAAGAGGCCCCTGGAAGAGGGCGAAACGCGACCGAAGGCTGCGCCCCTGCCGGCGCGGCCAGCGGCGCCGGAGCAGCCGAAGTTCGATCCGCTGCGCGCGGAAAAGGACATTGAGGTGGGGCGATATTACATGCGCAAGGGGGACGTGGACGCGGCCATGGACCGCTTCCGGGACGCCATCGAGTCGCGGCCCAATTATGCCCTGCCCTACCTGCTACTGGGCGAGGCGCAGCAGAAGAAGGGGCTGAAGCGGGAGGCGGTGCGGTCGTTCACGCGGTATCTGGAAGTATTTCCGCACGCGGAAGACGCCGCGAAGGTGCGCAAACGGATCGGGAAACTCCAGAGTGAGCTGGAGAAGAAGCGCGGGAAAGCGGAGTAG
- a CDS encoding tetratricopeptide repeat protein: MNAARLLRVSLLALLSGAASAHAQTPAPRKPRPAATQKLRNPLNDLLDEAQRAIERQDFPAALAPLQNVVAQQPDFAYGHFQLAYVFTALQRWDDARAEYQRAAALDPKLAEAHLNLGLLLLDRDPAAAVVPLRKAVELLPAQSRPRFLLGLALERTNDLSGAREALEGAAKLDPRDFETHLALARVLLRANQFAPAEANFREALALQPDSAPARLGLAQALDAQQKPEAVEAYRGYLQLQPADRAARARVLRFLFEQKEYDAALAELDRMDAAQPPDVLLLRLRADILIAQSRWDDAIATLQRAIALAPEQRDLRAGLGRLYLQKRDFPSAERELLAVLRADASDLTAWKDLSSAYYLQGDCPAALTALDELARRQDLNSGAWFVRATCYDKLRKMPQAIEAYQKFLSLDKGQNSNQDWQAQQRIAVLRHMLENKR, encoded by the coding sequence ATGAACGCCGCACGCCTCCTCCGCGTCTCGCTTCTCGCGCTCCTGTCCGGCGCGGCAAGCGCGCACGCCCAGACCCCCGCGCCGCGCAAGCCTCGCCCGGCTGCCACCCAGAAACTCCGCAACCCCCTGAACGATCTCCTCGATGAGGCGCAGCGCGCCATCGAACGCCAGGACTTCCCGGCCGCGCTGGCTCCGCTGCAGAACGTCGTCGCCCAGCAGCCTGACTTTGCCTACGGCCATTTTCAGCTCGCCTACGTTTTCACCGCCCTCCAGCGCTGGGACGACGCCCGCGCGGAATACCAGCGCGCCGCCGCGCTCGACCCCAAACTCGCCGAAGCCCACCTCAATCTCGGCCTGCTCCTCCTGGACCGCGACCCCGCCGCCGCTGTCGTTCCACTCCGCAAAGCCGTCGAACTGCTTCCCGCGCAGAGCCGCCCGCGCTTTCTGCTGGGCCTGGCCCTGGAGCGCACCAACGATCTGTCCGGCGCGCGGGAAGCACTGGAAGGCGCCGCTAAACTCGACCCGCGCGATTTCGAAACCCATCTGGCCCTCGCCCGCGTCCTTCTCCGCGCCAATCAATTCGCGCCTGCCGAAGCAAACTTCCGCGAAGCCCTGGCCCTCCAGCCGGACTCCGCTCCGGCGCGCCTGGGCCTCGCCCAGGCGCTCGACGCCCAGCAGAAGCCGGAGGCCGTCGAGGCCTACCGCGGCTATCTCCAGCTTCAGCCCGCCGACCGCGCGGCCCGCGCCCGCGTCTTGCGCTTTCTTTTCGAACAGAAGGAATATGACGCCGCGCTGGCGGAGCTCGACCGCATGGACGCCGCGCAGCCCCCGGACGTCCTCCTTCTGCGCCTCCGCGCCGACATCCTGATCGCGCAATCCCGCTGGGACGATGCCATCGCCACCCTGCAGCGCGCCATCGCTCTCGCTCCCGAGCAGCGCGACCTCCGCGCCGGCCTCGGCCGCCTCTATCTCCAAAAGCGCGATTTTCCCTCCGCCGAGCGCGAACTCCTGGCCGTCCTGCGCGCGGATGCCAGCGACTTGACGGCGTGGAAGGACCTGAGCTCCGCCTATTATCTCCAGGGCGACTGCCCCGCGGCCCTGACGGCCCTCGACGAACTCGCCCGCCGCCAGGATTTGAACTCCGGTGCTTGGTTTGTCCGCGCCACCTGCTACGATAAACTCCGGAAGATGCCCCAGGCGATCGAGGCCTATCAGAAATTTCTGAGCCTCGACAAGGGGCAGAACTCCAATCAGGACTGGCAGGCGCAGCAGCGCATCGCTGTCTTGCGCCACATGCTCGAGAACAAGCGCTGA
- a CDS encoding TrmJ/YjtD family RNA methyltransferase, which translates to MPELGRLRVVLVATRNPLNIGAAARAMSNFGFLRLRVVNPYEVAFREARSAVGASALLAAAEEFKTVAEAVADCSLVVGATAVTRRELQHSLRRLEDGARLIRKQLASSRVALLFGSEKVGLRNEDLSHCHWLLRIPAREEHPSMNLGQAVALCLYELVRHSGAARQPEKEKLATAGELERITALLLDALRSSGYLPPRPVPSAEEKVRRLVRRLHLPARDAGLWLGMLRQIVWKTRSGK; encoded by the coding sequence CTGCCTGAACTCGGCCGTCTGCGCGTCGTCCTGGTGGCCACGCGCAACCCTCTTAACATCGGCGCCGCAGCCCGCGCCATGAGCAACTTCGGCTTCCTTCGTCTGCGCGTGGTCAACCCCTACGAAGTCGCCTTTCGCGAAGCCCGTTCCGCCGTCGGCGCCTCCGCGCTGCTCGCCGCCGCCGAAGAGTTCAAAACCGTGGCCGAAGCCGTCGCCGATTGCTCCCTCGTCGTGGGCGCCACCGCGGTCACCCGCCGCGAATTGCAGCACTCCCTTCGCCGCCTGGAAGACGGCGCGCGCCTCATTCGCAAGCAACTCGCCTCCAGCCGCGTCGCTCTTTTGTTCGGTTCGGAGAAAGTGGGCCTCAGGAACGAAGACCTCAGCCACTGCCACTGGCTGCTGCGCATCCCGGCGCGCGAGGAGCATCCCTCGATGAACCTGGGCCAGGCGGTCGCCCTCTGTCTGTACGAACTCGTGCGCCATTCCGGCGCCGCGCGCCAGCCCGAGAAAGAGAAGCTCGCCACTGCCGGCGAGCTCGAGCGCATCACCGCTCTGCTCCTCGACGCTCTGCGCTCCAGCGGCTATTTGCCCCCGCGCCCCGTGCCTTCCGCCGAGGAGAAAGTGCGCCGCCTCGTCCGCCGCCTCCATCTGCCCGCACGCGACGCCGGCCTCTGGCTGGGCATGCTCCGCCAGATCGTCTGGAAGACCCGTTCCGGAAAATAA
- a CDS encoding M48 family metallopeptidase, producing the protein MKQRQRSQLIPGGDALCLRLYTRLGCDGRPPRFRIEFYPYSSLVLTIRRREDTVLVRFSDLLARAPRAVLEGAAALLLARLYRKKPSASLIAPYLDYARSGRTRDRMHRMRRRRVVPRAAHPRGLVFDLDAMFERLNREYFSAALARPHLGWSTRSWRRQFGCYDPGPNQILLNRRLDRPGVPPCAVEYVLYHEMLHVKHPTRRAGCSLVSHSPAFRAEEKLFPAYVRARRYLDRL; encoded by the coding sequence GTGAAACAGCGCCAGCGCTCGCAGCTTATCCCTGGCGGCGATGCCCTCTGCCTGCGCCTCTACACCCGCCTCGGCTGTGACGGCCGCCCCCCGCGCTTCCGCATCGAGTTCTATCCCTACTCCAGTCTGGTCCTCACCATTCGCCGCCGCGAGGATACCGTCCTCGTCCGCTTCTCTGATCTCCTGGCCCGCGCCCCCCGCGCGGTCCTGGAAGGCGCCGCGGCGCTCCTGCTCGCCCGTCTCTACCGCAAGAAGCCCTCCGCTTCCCTCATCGCCCCGTATCTCGACTACGCCCGCTCCGGCCGCACCCGCGACCGCATGCACCGCATGCGCCGCCGGCGCGTCGTGCCCCGCGCCGCCCATCCCCGCGGCCTGGTCTTCGACCTCGATGCCATGTTCGAGCGCCTGAACCGCGAATATTTTTCCGCCGCCCTCGCCCGCCCCCATCTCGGCTGGAGCACCCGCTCCTGGCGCCGCCAGTTCGGCTGCTACGACCCCGGCCCCAACCAGATCCTCCTCAATCGCCGCCTCGACCGCCCCGGCGTTCCCCCATGCGCCGTCGAGTACGTCCTCTACCACGAAATGCTCCACGTGAAGCATCCCACCCGCCGCGCCGGTTGCAGCCTCGTCTCCCACTCCCCCGCCTTCCGCGCCGAAGAAAAACTCTTCCCCGCCTATGTCCGCGCCCGCCGCTACCTCGACCGCCTCTAG
- a CDS encoding MFS transporter, with amino-acid sequence MFFDGFDVYVAATVLGATLKSGFSTIQQSAQFVSVTFLGMMLGSFLTGFLGDRYGRRFTYQANLAIFGLASLASAFVPSMHVLILLRGIMGLGLGAEIVVGFSTLTEFVPPQARGRWLGALSVTVVSSLPISALVATLLIPRFGWRVMFVIGGLGALVVWYLRKSLPESPRWLESVGKTEEAEAILQAIEREVSFQRGPLPPPVQVVSAPPSRSLASLFSPVLFTRMVVGAVTLIVANTLIYGFVTWLPTFFVQEGRSIATSFGYSLIMSIGAPVGSSIGAFTADSWGRRPTIIGASLLTILLGGIYPFIQDPVLLLLVGFLLMIPIYVLVTLLFAIYIPELFPTEVRLRATGICNTFGRGSTIVTPFLVVALLRSHGVGGVLSLMIGLLIVQIVVVLFFGIEPRKRRLEEIGPELPGGEKVLRPQKELA; translated from the coding sequence ATGTTCTTCGATGGTTTTGACGTCTACGTTGCCGCAACCGTTCTTGGCGCCACCCTCAAAAGCGGTTTCTCCACCATCCAGCAGAGCGCCCAGTTCGTCTCCGTGACCTTTCTCGGCATGATGCTGGGGTCCTTTCTGACCGGTTTCCTCGGAGACCGCTACGGCCGCCGCTTCACCTATCAAGCCAATCTCGCCATCTTCGGTCTCGCCTCCCTCGCTTCCGCTTTTGTCCCCTCCATGCACGTGCTGATCCTGCTTCGCGGCATCATGGGTCTGGGGCTTGGCGCCGAAATCGTCGTTGGCTTTTCAACGCTGACGGAGTTTGTCCCCCCGCAAGCCCGCGGCAGATGGCTGGGCGCCCTCTCCGTCACCGTCGTATCCAGCTTGCCCATCTCCGCGCTCGTCGCCACGCTGCTCATCCCGCGCTTCGGCTGGCGCGTCATGTTTGTTATCGGTGGCTTGGGTGCTCTCGTGGTTTGGTATTTGCGCAAGTCACTTCCGGAGTCGCCCCGTTGGCTCGAATCGGTCGGTAAAACCGAAGAAGCGGAGGCCATCCTGCAAGCGATCGAGCGCGAAGTCTCGTTCCAGCGCGGCCCGCTTCCTCCGCCGGTGCAAGTCGTTTCCGCTCCCCCATCGCGGAGCCTCGCTTCGCTGTTTAGCCCCGTGCTCTTCACTCGCATGGTCGTGGGAGCCGTTACCCTCATCGTCGCCAACACCTTGATCTATGGATTTGTCACCTGGCTGCCCACGTTCTTCGTCCAGGAAGGCCGCAGCATCGCCACTTCCTTCGGCTATTCCCTGATCATGTCCATTGGCGCGCCTGTCGGGTCGTCCATTGGCGCGTTTACGGCGGATTCCTGGGGGCGCAGGCCAACCATCATCGGCGCGTCCCTGCTCACCATCCTGCTCGGCGGTATCTATCCTTTCATCCAGGATCCTGTCCTGCTGCTTCTCGTCGGCTTCTTGTTGATGATCCCCATCTATGTGCTGGTCACGCTGCTCTTCGCCATTTATATTCCCGAACTCTTCCCCACCGAAGTTCGCCTGCGCGCCACCGGGATTTGCAATACGTTCGGGCGCGGCTCGACCATCGTCACGCCCTTCCTCGTCGTCGCCTTGCTCCGCTCCCACGGCGTCGGCGGAGTCCTCAGCCTGATGATCGGCCTTCTGATCGTGCAGATTGTGGTTGTTCTCTTCTTTGGCATCGAGCCCAGGAAGCGCCGCCTCGAAGAGATCGGCCCCGAATTGCCTGGCGGCGAAAAGGTCTTGCGTCCGCAAAAGGAGTTGGCGTAA
- a CDS encoding isoprenylcysteine carboxylmethyltransferase family protein, with the protein MLSDWTFTPFYAVIFCWFAFAAVFLFRKRPPAPQESIRERRALGPIALQAIAYAAVGAAHRHPASPLFTPAWTPVLGILAVLLAASSVSLVLVSVRTLGRQWAIAARLIEGHALITAGPYRFVRNPIYTGMFGMLLATGLVVSHGLGLLLGIVLFLAGTIWRVRLEEQLLRAQFGAEFARYRAKVPALIPGVW; encoded by the coding sequence TTGCTTTCCGACTGGACATTCACTCCGTTCTACGCCGTGATCTTCTGCTGGTTCGCTTTCGCCGCCGTATTCCTGTTCCGCAAACGCCCGCCCGCCCCGCAGGAAAGCATTCGCGAGCGGCGCGCCCTCGGGCCCATCGCCCTCCAGGCCATCGCCTACGCCGCAGTCGGGGCGGCGCACCGCCACCCCGCATCGCCTCTTTTCACTCCCGCCTGGACTCCCGTCCTCGGTATTCTTGCCGTTCTGTTGGCAGCGTCTTCTGTCAGCCTGGTTCTGGTCAGTGTGCGCACGCTCGGGCGGCAATGGGCCATCGCGGCGCGCCTCATCGAAGGCCATGCACTCATCACCGCGGGCCCCTACCGTTTCGTTCGCAATCCCATCTATACGGGCATGTTCGGCATGCTCCTTGCCACGGGTCTCGTGGTAAGCCACGGGCTCGGTTTGCTCCTGGGAATCGTTCTCTTTCTCGCCGGAACGATCTGGCGAGTGCGTTTGGAAGAGCAGTTGTTGCGCGCGCAGTTCGGCGCCGAATTCGCGCGGTATCGCGCCAAAGTGCCGGCCCTCATTCCCGGCGTGTGGTAA
- a CDS encoding HD-GYP domain-containing protein: protein MGKKWIDRAAETNKELLLIFSIIAFAGIVNRFVAGQRLILTFYCLPTLFAAYYFGRRRAVQTAIASILIVCWIDVLNPATLSSNLHAELGHLMALSDLTIWGSFLLITAYAAGTLHEKEERALREVRDTYYGVLQILNQFISNDKYTQNHSFRVSVYATQIAQNMGFSGDRVEDVRAAALLHDIGKLETSREVLYKAARLTDDEMIEIKTHVEKGVAFLSPVGSSLRRILPIILAHHDKFDGTGYHATQGEDIPLEARIISVADVYDSLISDRPYRKGMSPYEARDILLQGSGKDFDPAVLKAFDAAFRNQQMEVPEVLA from the coding sequence ATGGGCAAGAAATGGATTGACAGAGCCGCGGAGACCAACAAAGAGCTGCTGCTGATTTTCAGCATTATTGCATTTGCAGGGATCGTGAACCGCTTCGTCGCGGGCCAGCGGTTGATTCTGACTTTTTACTGTCTGCCAACGCTTTTTGCCGCCTACTATTTTGGGCGGCGGCGGGCCGTGCAAACGGCCATTGCCTCCATCCTGATCGTTTGCTGGATAGATGTTCTCAACCCTGCGACGCTGAGCAGCAATCTGCACGCCGAACTGGGCCACCTCATGGCTTTGTCGGATCTCACGATCTGGGGCAGTTTCCTCCTGATCACCGCGTATGCGGCGGGAACACTGCACGAAAAGGAAGAACGGGCACTGCGGGAAGTTCGAGATACGTACTACGGCGTTTTGCAAATTCTCAACCAGTTTATCTCCAACGACAAATACACGCAGAATCACTCGTTCCGCGTGTCCGTCTACGCCACCCAGATTGCCCAGAACATGGGCTTTTCCGGGGACCGGGTGGAGGACGTGCGCGCGGCCGCGCTCCTGCACGACATCGGGAAGCTGGAAACCAGCCGCGAAGTGCTCTACAAAGCGGCGCGGCTGACCGACGATGAAATGATAGAAATCAAGACCCATGTGGAGAAAGGAGTCGCCTTCCTCAGCCCGGTGGGCAGTTCGCTGCGGCGAATCTTACCGATCATCCTTGCGCACCACGACAAGTTTGACGGCACAGGCTACCACGCGACGCAGGGCGAGGACATCCCCCTGGAGGCGCGGATTATCAGTGTCGCCGATGTTTATGATTCGCTGATCAGTGACCGGCCGTACCGCAAAGGAATGTCGCCTTACGAGGCCCGCGATATCCTGCTGCAAGGATCGGGCAAAGACTTCGATCCTGCCGTCCTCAAGGCCTTTGACGCAGCCTTCCGCAACCAGCAGATGGAAGTTCCGGAAGTGCTGGCCTAG